One part of the Capricornis sumatraensis isolate serow.1 chromosome 13, serow.2, whole genome shotgun sequence genome encodes these proteins:
- the KIAA0408 gene encoding uncharacterized protein KIAA0408 homolog, producing MDLHKPCENTESNWHKEKMALLDQFDNERKEWESQWKIMQKKIEELCHEVKRRRKINMSERAKVIDFDCEKAVGDKMESSADYPNSGQCKFTGIHPRDILGKKDKTEQSLLRERNQVCKEQKTIKKSKVGYMDSEARDNHKERGARPDWRTSEAENKSCSGALNTALEELAKVSEELCNFQEEIRKRSNHRRMKSDSFLQETPNVTNTPHGGHMINNSQCIPSTSLENEKWKNRKNLSCINVFQNNSKKKDGIDTTDLKRSETPPIPPPRSTSRNFPSSYSVQAHESWKECLDHSSVVAQEGQGEKNSHPHFLWKHDEMSLLGLNEGRTLNDGITCPSLAPEAKVDNKPSCNENVGLSMWLCNTGLCAKNSPSTLWFQKACSTPDKPKYEKVIPDHSAKSPPDLLISNDCSSLVSQSSGPLRSFSYGFEKTTGNEKLAKKTDEFNRIVFRTDRNCHAVQQSQSCSERSEDLQRCETLAACTGNVSVSDGVSDVLKASAPMPVPRENVPDDSTKNPTPGQFAQTREPRSPSSYRNMLHEHDWRPSSLSGRPRSADPRSNYGVVEKLLKTYETSAGSALQNSRCFQANWTKCSSDVSGGATLGQHLEKLHIEQELEHKTEMHGAQHVKQGVDRRKATEESMAVKSSPGKGFSRPARPANRRLPSRWASRSPSAPPASRRTAHNFPIPLRSEASMV from the exons ATGGACCTGCACAAGCCGTGCGAGAACACAGAGAGTAACTGGCACAAGGAAAAAATGGCATTGCTGGACCAGTTTgacaatgaaagaaaggaatgggaAAGTCAGTGGAAGATAATGCAGAAGAAGATAGAAGAG CTCTGCCATGAAGTAAAGCGTCGGAGGAAAATCAACATGAGTGAACGTGCTAAGGTCATTGATTTTGATTGTGAGAAGGCTGTTGGAGATAAAATGGAATCTTCTGCAGATTACCCCAATTCAGGACAATGTAAATTTACAGGGATACATCCCAGGGACATtctgggaaaaaaagataaaacagagcAGAGTTTACTCAGGGAAAGAAATCAAGTGTGCAAGGaacaaaaaacaatcaaaaaatcAAAAGTAGGGTATATGGATTCTGAAGCCAGAGACAACCATAAAGAACGTGGGGCCCGGCCTGACTGGAGGACTTCTGAGGCAGAGAACAAGAGCTGCTCTGGCGCCCTCAACACA GCTCTTGAAGAACTTGCCAAAGTTAGTGAAGAGTTATGCAACTTTCAAGAGGAAATTCGAAAGCGGTCTAACCACAGAAG gatgaagtcagattcttttctccaggAAACACCAAATGTAACGAATACTCCTCATGGAGGTCACATGATCAACAACAGCCAGTGCATTCCTTCAACCAGTTTAGAAAACGAGaagtggaaaaacagaaaaaatctgAGCTGTATCAATGTTTTCCAGAACAATTCCAAGAAAAAAGATGGAATTGATACAACTGATCTGAAAAGAAGTGAAACCCCACCAATTCCTCCTCCAAGAAGCACATCTCGAAATTTTCCCAGCTCATATTCTGTACAAGCCCACGAAAGTTGGAAGGAATGTTTAGACCACAGCAGCGTGGTGGCCCAAGAGGGTCAAGGTGAAAAAAACAGCCACCCTCATTTCCTTTGGAAGCATGATGAGATGTCTCTGCTGGGTCTAAATGAAGGGAGGACTCTGAATGATGGTATCACGTGTCCTTCTTTGGCACCAGAAGCCAAAGTAGATAACAAGCCTTCATGTAATGAAAATGTTGGACTTAGCATGTGGTTGTGCAACACTGGGCTTTGTGCAAAAAATAGCCCCTCTACACTGTGGTTTCAGAAAGCCTGCTCTACTCCAGATAAGCCAAAATATGAAAAGGTAATTCCAGATCACTCTGCTAAATCTCCTCCTGATCTTCTTATAAGCAATGACTGTAGCTCCTTAGTGTCACAGAGCAGCGGCCCACTGAGAAGTTTCAGTTATGGCTTTGAAAAGACTACTGGGAATGAAAAGCTGGCAAAAAAGACTGATGAATTTAACAGAATTGTATTTAGAACAGATAGAAATTGCCatgctgtacaacaaagtcaaAGCTGCTCAGAACGATCCGAAGATCTTCAGCGCTGTGAGACCTTGGCTGCGTGCACAGGCAACGTCTCAGTCAGTGATGGTGTTTCTGACGTTCTGAAAGCCAGTGCCCCCATGCCTGTGCCCAGGGAAAATGTGCCTGATGATTCCACCAAAAACCCCACACCAGGCCAGTTCGCACAAACACGGGAGCCCAGAAGCCCTAGCAGTTACCGGAATATGCTTCACGAGCATGACTGGAGACCAAGTAGTTTGTCTGGCCGGCCAAGGTCCGCAGACCCCAGGTCAAATTATGGTGTGGTGGAAAAGCTGCTAAAAACCTATGAGACGTCTGCGGGGTCTGCATTGCAGAATTCTAGATGCTTCCAGGCCAACTGGACGAAATGTAGTTCTGATGTCAGTGGTGGAGCCACATTAGGTCAGCATTTAGAAAAGCTCCACATAGAACAAGAGCTTGAGCACAAGACAGAAATGCATGGAGCACAGCACGTGAAGCAAGGGGTAGATCGGAGAAAGGCAACTGAG GAATCCATGGCAGTGAAATCCTCACCTGGAAAAGGATTTTCCCGACCTGCTAGACCAGCAAATCGCCGTCTCCCATCCAGATGGGCGTCTAGATCTCCTTCAGCACCTCCTGCCTCGCGGAGAACTGCCCACAACTTCCCCATTCCTCTGCGATCAGAAGCATCGATGGTCTAA